Proteins found in one Micromonospora sp. WMMD1082 genomic segment:
- the gap gene encoding type I glyceraldehyde-3-phosphate dehydrogenase, protein MTIRVGINGFGRIGRNFFRAVLASGADIEVVAVNDLTDNGTLAHLVKYDSILGRLPQEVKATADEITVGGKSIKAYAEKDPAALPWGDVGADVVIESTGFFTDATKARAHIDGGAKKVIISAPAKNEDVTIVLGVNQDAYDPAQHTIISNASCTTNCLAPMAKVLHDTFGIERGLMTTIHAYTQDQNLQDAPHKDLRRARAAALNIVPTSTGAAKAIGLVLPDLKGKLDGYALRVPIPTGSATDLTVTVGRETTVDEVNAALKAAADGPLRGILTYNEDPIVSADIVTDPASCIFDAPLTKVIGNQVKVVGWYDNEWGYSNRLVDLVKLVGSSL, encoded by the coding sequence GTGACCATCCGGGTTGGCATCAACGGCTTCGGCCGGATCGGCCGTAACTTCTTCCGGGCAGTGCTGGCGTCCGGCGCTGACATCGAGGTCGTGGCGGTCAACGACCTCACCGACAACGGCACGCTCGCCCACCTTGTCAAGTACGACAGCATCCTGGGTCGCCTCCCGCAGGAGGTCAAGGCCACCGCCGACGAGATCACCGTCGGTGGCAAGAGCATCAAGGCGTACGCCGAGAAGGACCCGGCGGCGCTGCCGTGGGGCGACGTCGGCGCGGACGTGGTCATCGAGTCCACCGGCTTCTTCACCGACGCCACCAAGGCGCGGGCGCACATCGACGGTGGGGCCAAGAAGGTCATCATCTCGGCGCCGGCCAAGAACGAGGACGTCACCATCGTGCTCGGCGTCAACCAGGACGCCTACGACCCGGCCCAGCACACCATCATCTCGAACGCCTCCTGCACCACCAACTGCCTCGCCCCGATGGCGAAGGTGCTGCACGACACGTTCGGCATCGAGCGTGGTCTGATGACCACCATCCACGCGTACACCCAGGACCAGAACCTCCAGGACGCGCCGCACAAGGACCTGCGCCGGGCCCGGGCCGCCGCGCTGAACATCGTGCCGACCTCGACCGGCGCCGCGAAGGCCATCGGCCTGGTGCTGCCGGATCTGAAGGGCAAGCTCGACGGGTACGCGCTGCGGGTGCCGATCCCCACCGGCTCCGCCACCGACCTCACCGTCACCGTCGGCCGGGAGACCACGGTGGACGAGGTCAACGCCGCGCTGAAGGCCGCCGCGGACGGCCCGCTGAGGGGCATCCTGACCTACAACGAGGACCCGATCGTCTCCGCCGACATCGTCACCGACCCGGCGTCGTGCATCTTCGACGCGCCGCTGACCAAGGTCATCGGCAACCAGGTCAAGGTGGTCGGCTGGTACGACAACGAGTGGGGCTACTCGAACCGCCTGGTCGACCTCGTGAAGCTCGTGGGTTCGTCGCTGTGA
- a CDS encoding phosphoglycerate kinase, whose protein sequence is MRTLDDLLAEGVSGRRVLVRADLNVPLDKQTGEITDDGRIRAVLPTLGALTEAGAKVVVCSHLGRPKGAPDPQFSLGPVAGRLGELLGTPVHFATDTVGESATATVAALADGEVALLENLRFNKGETSKDDAERGAFADQLAAFGDAYVDDAFGAVHRKHASVYDVPARLPHVAGRLVLREVEVLSTLTGDPERPYVVVLGGSKVSDKLAVIEALLPTVDRLLIGGGMCFTFLKAQGHEVGTSLLEKDMVETCRNLLERADGKILLPVDVVAADAFAPDAAHDVVPADGIPSHRVGLDIGPETVAGFAAALRGSEGGPTNARTIFWNGPMGVFEMAAFANGTRGVAEAIAASDAFSVVGGGDSAAAVRALGLDEKSFGHISTGGGASLEYLEGKTLPGIAALEN, encoded by the coding sequence ATCCGCACCCTCGACGACCTGCTCGCCGAGGGGGTGTCGGGTCGGCGCGTGCTGGTGCGCGCCGACCTGAACGTCCCGCTCGACAAGCAGACCGGCGAGATCACTGATGACGGCAGGATCCGCGCGGTGCTGCCGACCCTGGGTGCGCTCACCGAGGCCGGTGCCAAGGTGGTCGTCTGCTCGCACCTGGGCCGGCCGAAGGGCGCGCCGGATCCGCAGTTCAGCCTCGGCCCGGTCGCCGGCCGGCTCGGCGAACTGCTCGGCACGCCGGTGCACTTCGCCACCGACACGGTCGGCGAGTCGGCCACCGCCACCGTGGCGGCGCTCGCCGACGGCGAGGTGGCGCTGCTGGAGAATCTCCGCTTCAACAAGGGTGAGACCAGCAAGGACGACGCCGAGCGGGGCGCCTTCGCGGACCAGCTCGCCGCGTTCGGCGACGCGTACGTCGACGACGCGTTCGGTGCCGTGCACCGCAAGCACGCCAGCGTCTACGACGTGCCCGCGCGGCTGCCGCACGTCGCCGGCCGCCTGGTGCTGCGGGAGGTGGAGGTCCTCTCCACGCTCACCGGCGACCCCGAGCGGCCGTACGTGGTGGTGCTGGGTGGCTCCAAGGTCTCCGACAAGCTCGCGGTGATCGAGGCGCTGCTGCCGACCGTCGACCGGCTGCTCATCGGCGGCGGCATGTGCTTCACCTTCCTCAAGGCGCAGGGCCACGAGGTGGGCACCTCGCTGCTCGAGAAGGACATGGTCGAGACCTGCCGCAACCTGCTGGAGCGCGCCGACGGCAAGATCCTGCTCCCGGTCGACGTGGTGGCCGCGGACGCCTTCGCCCCGGACGCCGCGCACGACGTGGTGCCCGCCGACGGCATCCCCAGCCACCGGGTGGGGCTCGACATCGGGCCGGAGACCGTCGCCGGGTTCGCCGCCGCGCTGCGCGGTTCGGAGGGTGGCCCCACCAACGCGCGGACGATCTTCTGGAACGGCCCGATGGGCGTGTTCGAGATGGCGGCGTTCGCCAACGGCACCCGGGGCGTCGCCGAGGCGATCGCGGCCTCCGACGCCTTCAGCGTGGTCGGTGGCGGTGACTCGGCCGCCGCGGTGCGGGCGCTGGGGCTGGACGAGAAGTCCTTCGGGCACATCTCCACCGGCGGTGGCGCCTCCCTGGAATACCTGGAGGGCAAGACCCTCCCCGGCATCGCGGCCCTGGAGAACTGA
- the tpiA gene encoding triose-phosphate isomerase, with translation MAPAPRRPLMAGNWKMNLNHLEANLLVQKLAASLTEKQLTEVETVVLPPYTDLRTVQTVVEGDKLLIGYGAQDLSPHASGAYTGEIAGPMLAKLGCTYVVVGHSERRAYHREDDALVGAKVQAALAHGLTPILCVGEGLDVREQGTHVAHCTDQLDAALKGLSPEQVTAVVVAYEPVWAIGTGKTATPEDAQEVCGALRARLAETLDQGTADQVRILYGGSVKSSNVASIMAQPDVDGALVGGASLDAEEFAKICRFPEHITG, from the coding sequence ATGGCACCCGCTCCCCGCCGGCCGCTGATGGCCGGCAACTGGAAGATGAACCTCAACCACCTCGAGGCGAACCTGCTGGTGCAGAAGCTGGCCGCCAGCCTCACCGAGAAGCAGCTGACCGAGGTCGAGACGGTGGTCCTGCCGCCGTACACCGACCTGCGTACGGTGCAGACCGTGGTGGAGGGCGACAAGCTGCTCATCGGCTACGGCGCGCAGGATCTCTCCCCGCACGCGTCGGGCGCCTACACCGGCGAGATCGCCGGGCCGATGCTGGCCAAGCTGGGCTGCACGTACGTGGTGGTCGGGCACTCCGAGCGGCGGGCCTACCACCGCGAGGACGACGCGCTGGTCGGTGCCAAGGTGCAGGCGGCGCTGGCCCACGGGCTCACCCCGATCCTCTGCGTGGGGGAGGGGCTGGACGTCCGGGAGCAGGGCACCCACGTGGCGCACTGCACCGACCAGCTCGACGCGGCGCTGAAGGGGCTGAGCCCGGAGCAGGTGACCGCGGTGGTGGTCGCCTACGAGCCGGTCTGGGCGATCGGCACCGGCAAGACGGCCACCCCGGAGGATGCCCAGGAGGTGTGCGGCGCGCTGCGGGCCCGGCTGGCCGAGACCCTCGACCAGGGCACCGCCGACCAGGTCCGGATCCTCTACGGCGGCTCGGTGAAGTCGTCGAACGTCGCCTCGATCATGGCCCAGCCGGACGTGGACGGCGCCCTGGTCGGTGGCGCCAGCCTGGACGCCGAGGAGTTCGCGAAGATCTGCCGCTTCCCGGAGCACATCACCGGCTGA
- the secG gene encoding preprotein translocase subunit SecG yields the protein MPIWFAYTLIVLLVITSFLLVLLILLHRGKGGGMSSMFGGGVSSSLAGSSVAEKNLDRYTVLVGIVWFACIIGLGLWLRLEVGTGV from the coding sequence ATGCCGATCTGGTTCGCCTACACGTTGATCGTGTTGCTGGTCATCACGAGCTTCCTGCTCGTCCTGCTCATCCTGCTGCACCGCGGCAAGGGCGGTGGTATGTCCAGCATGTTCGGCGGTGGCGTCAGCTCCAGCCTGGCTGGCTCGTCGGTGGCCGAGAAGAACCTCGACCGCTACACCGTTCTGGTGGGCATCGTCTGGTTCGCCTGCATCATCGGGCTCGGGCTCTGGCTCCGGCTTGAGGTAGGTACGGGCGTCTGA
- a CDS encoding RNA polymerase-binding protein RbpA — MPNGHVIRGARVGSAPPRHPERHQPVPCRSVSYWCRNGHRTDIRIVADAAAPSVWDCPRCGLPAGQDAQDPPGRTRPEPYKTHLAYVKERRTDAEGEAILAEALAALRQRRGAD, encoded by the coding sequence GTGCCGAACGGCCACGTCATCCGGGGCGCCCGGGTCGGGTCCGCGCCTCCCCGCCACCCCGAACGTCACCAGCCGGTCCCGTGCCGGTCGGTCAGCTACTGGTGCCGCAACGGGCACCGCACCGACATCCGGATCGTCGCCGACGCGGCGGCCCCGAGCGTCTGGGACTGCCCCCGCTGCGGGCTGCCGGCCGGTCAGGATGCCCAGGATCCCCCCGGCCGGACCCGGCCAGAGCCGTACAAGACGCACCTGGCGTACGTGAAGGAACGGCGTACCGACGCCGAGGGTGAGGCGATCCTCGCCGAGGCCCTGGCCGCGCTGCGCCAGCGTCGCGGCGCTGACTGA
- the pgl gene encoding 6-phosphogluconolactonase translates to MSEASVAVHADADLLAQAVAARLVVRLLDAQAERGQASVVLTGGRIAAAVYRAVGALPARDAVDWSRVDFWWGDERFLPAGDPERNETQARAALLDALPVDPSRVHPVPASDAGADPEEAAARYAAELARAARPGTAVLPHFDVLMLGVGEDGHVASVFPGHPVHHESRPVSAVRGSPKPPPVRVTLTLPAINTAEEVWLVAGGADKAHAVGMALGGAGPVQVPAAGVQGTGRTLWLLDRAAAADLPARFRSLR, encoded by the coding sequence ATGAGTGAGGCGAGTGTCGCCGTCCACGCCGACGCCGACCTGCTGGCGCAGGCGGTCGCGGCCCGGTTGGTGGTGAGGCTGCTCGACGCGCAGGCCGAACGGGGCCAGGCGTCGGTGGTGCTCACCGGCGGGCGGATCGCCGCGGCGGTCTACCGTGCGGTGGGCGCGCTGCCGGCCCGGGACGCCGTGGACTGGTCCCGGGTGGATTTCTGGTGGGGCGACGAACGGTTCCTGCCGGCCGGCGATCCGGAGCGCAACGAGACCCAGGCCCGCGCGGCGCTGCTCGACGCGCTGCCGGTGGATCCGTCCCGGGTCCACCCCGTGCCGGCCTCCGATGCCGGGGCCGACCCGGAGGAGGCCGCCGCCCGGTACGCGGCGGAACTCGCCCGGGCGGCCCGGCCCGGCACCGCCGTGCTGCCCCACTTCGATGTGCTGATGCTCGGCGTCGGCGAGGACGGGCACGTCGCCTCGGTCTTCCCGGGGCACCCGGTGCACCACGAGAGCCGGCCGGTGAGCGCGGTCCGGGGCAGCCCGAAGCCGCCGCCGGTACGCGTCACCCTCACCCTGCCGGCGATCAACACCGCCGAGGAGGTGTGGCTGGTGGCCGGCGGTGCCGACAAGGCTCACGCGGTCGGTATGGCGCTGGGCGGCGCCGGGCCGGTGCAGGTGCCGGCCGCCGGCGTGCAGGGGACCGGACGCACCCTCTGGCTGCTCGACCGCGCCGCGGCCGCCGACCTCCCCGCCCGCTTCCGCAGCCTGCGGTGA
- a CDS encoding glucose-6-phosphate dehydrogenase assembly protein OpcA: MIGLWDTTGNEVVKALAAERRSAGGVASGMALTLIVVVDEKRVRDAEAAATIAAAAHPCRLLVVVRSDTDRDRNRLDAEIVVGGRLGPCEAVVMRMYGRLALHAESVVMPLLVPDVPVVTWWHGEPPEEIATDFLGVVADRRITDTAQAADPIAALRQRARDYAPGDTDLAWTRITPWRTLVAGAFDTTEAQLTEAALVAPPADPTAALMRGWLRSRLGIKPRWDRTREFPRMREVQLRCANGDELTLTREDSMATFRRTGQEDRVLPLVRRPLGDELAEELRRLGPDQVYAEALGAFAGLANLERRPGQRVHIWRDPATAKRAEAGVTAHTATSPAS, translated from the coding sequence GTGATCGGACTGTGGGACACCACCGGCAACGAGGTGGTCAAGGCGCTCGCCGCCGAACGGCGCAGCGCCGGCGGGGTGGCCAGCGGGATGGCGCTGACCCTGATCGTGGTGGTGGACGAGAAGCGGGTCCGCGACGCGGAGGCGGCGGCCACCATCGCCGCCGCCGCGCATCCGTGCCGGCTGCTGGTGGTGGTCCGCTCGGACACCGACCGGGACCGCAACCGCCTCGACGCGGAGATCGTGGTCGGCGGGCGGCTGGGACCGTGCGAGGCCGTGGTGATGCGGATGTACGGGCGGCTGGCGCTGCACGCCGAGTCGGTGGTGATGCCGCTGCTGGTGCCGGACGTACCGGTGGTCACCTGGTGGCACGGCGAGCCGCCGGAGGAGATCGCCACGGACTTCCTCGGCGTGGTCGCCGACCGGCGCATCACCGACACCGCGCAGGCCGCCGACCCGATCGCGGCGCTGCGGCAGCGGGCCCGGGACTACGCCCCCGGCGACACCGACCTCGCGTGGACCCGGATCACCCCGTGGCGCACCCTGGTGGCCGGCGCGTTCGACACCACCGAGGCGCAGCTCACCGAGGCCGCGCTGGTCGCGCCGCCGGCCGACCCGACCGCCGCGCTGATGCGCGGCTGGCTGCGCAGCCGGCTGGGCATCAAGCCGCGCTGGGACCGGACACGGGAGTTTCCCCGGATGCGCGAGGTCCAGCTGCGCTGCGCCAACGGCGACGAGCTGACGCTGACCCGCGAGGACAGCATGGCCACCTTCCGGCGTACCGGCCAGGAGGACCGGGTCCTTCCGCTGGTGCGTCGGCCGCTCGGCGACGAACTGGCCGAGGAGTTGCGCCGGCTCGGCCCCGACCAGGTGTACGCGGAGGCGCTGGGCGCCTTCGCCGGGCTGGCGAACCTGGAGCGGCGGCCGGGCCAGCGGGTGCACATCTGGCGGGATCCGGCCACCGCCAAGCGGGCCGAGGCCGGCGTCACCGCGCACACCGCCACGAGCCCCGCCTCCTGA